The region TGGCTTGAATATATTTTCCATATAAATCCATAACTTTCCCACGTAAAACTTGGTTGCTTGGATCTTTTTGATTTTGGTCGAAATGCATTGAAGAATAAGTAAATAGTTTTGCAAATAATTCTTCAGAAGATTCTTCTTGTTTTAAAAAGTTTAAAACATTTTCTTTGTTATTTAAATTTCCTTGAAATTTTGATAATTCTTTAAAACTATTTTCGACTTTGGAAAAACATTTATCATAATCTTCTTTAGTTTTAAAGATTCTTGTAAAATCCCATGATGTTTGTTCGTTCATTAATAACCTCTTTCTATAAATTAGTGTGAATATTTTATCATATATTTATTATAAATAATCTATATAAATATTAATGGAAAAATATTCGATATTAAAATAAATTAGAAAATTTATTTTAAATTATTTAATCTGTTTAAAAATGTAAGTTGTATATTTAAAGATATTTTTATGTTATTTAAGTAGTAAGGTTTCATTTAAACTAAAAGATTTTGATGATAAATAAGAAGAAAAGCAAAAGAAAATAAAAAAATAGCATTGCAATATGTAATGCTATTCTTTGACTAAATTTAGTTAATATATTGAGAATTTTCTTTGCTTAATAATTTTTCACTTATAGATATTGAATCTAGTATTAATTTGACAAGTTTCTCGAGAGTGGAATTGCTCTTAAAGTCGCTTTTACAAACATAATTTACTCTATTATCTAAAAGCAATTGCTCAACAATGTCTTTCTTTTGAGGTTGATATACAGCAATTGATTTACCATTTTTTTCTTTAATTAATGTCATGCAAGGAATATCGGTTATTCCGTCACCAAGATAGATCATGTTTCTAAATTCCACGTGTTTTTCATTTACTTTTTGATTTACAGTTTTATCATCTATCAAATTGGTTACCCCCTTACAAATTCTGAATAAATATTGGGTTTTGAGGGTATAATTAACAATACATTTAGGATAATAAGCAATACCATTTTCATCATATAAGAATTCACAACCATAAATGGCTTTGAATTCTTTCGCAATAGTACTTCCTTCGATTATTTCTTTGTTGCCTGAAGAAATAATATAGTGTTC is a window of Firmicutes bacterium CAG:345 DNA encoding:
- a CDS encoding putative uncharacterized protein (product inferred by homology to UniProt), with product MTKPVVALIYDFDKTLATDDMQAFSFIPNLGMTSEEFWKETGDFVKKTGTESTLAYLHTMIKECKEKGIDLTKEYLHSLGKSIKFYEGVLTWFKRLNQYADSLGLQLEHYIISSGNKEIIEGSTIAKEFKAIYGCEFLYDENGIAYYPKCIVNYTLKTQYLFRICKGVTNLIDDKTVNQKVNEKHVEFRNMIYLGDGITDIPCMTLIKEKNGKSIAVYQPQKKDIVEQLLLDNRVNYVCKSDFKSNSTLEKLVKLILDSISISEKLLSKENSQYIN